The following proteins come from a genomic window of Alosa sapidissima isolate fAloSap1 chromosome 20, fAloSap1.pri, whole genome shotgun sequence:
- the sod3b gene encoding extracellular superoxide dismutase [Cu-Zn] isoform X1, with protein sequence MAWRCAKPTVGLVRMVNLLQYLLLLCGCHICLSVNDDSVPNEVGPPELNENSGTLYATCRMRPNSKLATGMPKIYGHVMFKQEHADDKIKVAINLHGFPTSDGQFRAIHIHQYGDLTEGCSSTAGHYNPLSVDHPRHPGDFGNFPPSNGKIVQTLDSDATLFGGLSVLGRSVVVHAKEDDLGRGGDAGSLLHGNAGERLACCVIGMARPKVWDRFQQKRRRV encoded by the coding sequence cctactgtaggtctGGTCAGAATGGTGAATCTTCTTCAATATCTCCTGCTCCTCTGTGGTTGTCATATATGCCTCAGTGTCAATGACGATTCAGTCCCTAATGAGGTGGGTCCTCCTGAGCTCAACGAGAACAGTGGGACTCTCTACGCTACCTGCAGAATGCGGCCGAATTCCAAACTTGCCACTGGCATGCCAAAAATTTATGGGCATGTGATGTTCAAGCAGGAACACGCTGACGATAAGATTAAAGTGGCGATCAATCTACATGGTTTTCCAACCTCTGACGGACAGTTCAGAGCCATCCATATTCATCAGTATGGTGACCTGACTGAGGGATGCTCTTCTACTGCTGGCCACTACAACCCCTTATCAGTTGACCATCCACGCCATCCAGGAGACTTTGGCAATTTCCCGCCCTCCAACGGGAAGATTGTGCAGACACTGGATTCTGATGCCACACTTTTTGGTGGCCTGTCAGTTCTCGGCAGGTCAGTGGTGGTCCATGCAAAGGAAGATGACCTGGGTCGTGGTGGAGATGCAGGAAGCCTCCTTCATGGAAATGCTGGAGAGAGGCTGGCGTGCTGTGTTATTGGGATGGCCAGGCCTAAGGTGTGGGACCGCTTTCAGCAAAAGCGCAGACGAGTGTGA
- the sod3b gene encoding extracellular superoxide dismutase [Cu-Zn] isoform X2 — MVNLLQYLLLLCGCHICLSVNDDSVPNEVGPPELNENSGTLYATCRMRPNSKLATGMPKIYGHVMFKQEHADDKIKVAINLHGFPTSDGQFRAIHIHQYGDLTEGCSSTAGHYNPLSVDHPRHPGDFGNFPPSNGKIVQTLDSDATLFGGLSVLGRSVVVHAKEDDLGRGGDAGSLLHGNAGERLACCVIGMARPKVWDRFQQKRRRV, encoded by the coding sequence ATGGTGAATCTTCTTCAATATCTCCTGCTCCTCTGTGGTTGTCATATATGCCTCAGTGTCAATGACGATTCAGTCCCTAATGAGGTGGGTCCTCCTGAGCTCAACGAGAACAGTGGGACTCTCTACGCTACCTGCAGAATGCGGCCGAATTCCAAACTTGCCACTGGCATGCCAAAAATTTATGGGCATGTGATGTTCAAGCAGGAACACGCTGACGATAAGATTAAAGTGGCGATCAATCTACATGGTTTTCCAACCTCTGACGGACAGTTCAGAGCCATCCATATTCATCAGTATGGTGACCTGACTGAGGGATGCTCTTCTACTGCTGGCCACTACAACCCCTTATCAGTTGACCATCCACGCCATCCAGGAGACTTTGGCAATTTCCCGCCCTCCAACGGGAAGATTGTGCAGACACTGGATTCTGATGCCACACTTTTTGGTGGCCTGTCAGTTCTCGGCAGGTCAGTGGTGGTCCATGCAAAGGAAGATGACCTGGGTCGTGGTGGAGATGCAGGAAGCCTCCTTCATGGAAATGCTGGAGAGAGGCTGGCGTGCTGTGTTATTGGGATGGCCAGGCCTAAGGTGTGGGACCGCTTTCAGCAAAAGCGCAGACGAGTGTGA
- the LOC121694687 gene encoding hepatitis A virus cellular receptor 1 homolog isoform X2: MSCFFLTCFIVLLMFFGVQCVTIVGLVGETVTLSCMYKTKIHYTTSICWGRGKVPWIKCSETLLSTDDEGRVTYRESERYQLQGRVREGDVSLSIQNVQENDSGIYGCRVELPGWFNDLKINIYLTVLKDGNLAITEDYEEPVVNHVHSKESTLFWPQNIVRMAVVIIMTVATPVFIYAGLTSLLKKKFHEGTA, from the exons ATGTCTTGTTTCTTTTTAACATGTTTTATCGTTCTTTTAATGTTTTTTGGAG TACAGTGCGTAACAATAGTTGGACTGGTTGGGGAAACAGTTACACTGTCCTGCATGTACAAGACCAAGATCCACTACACCACAAGCATATGCTGGGGAAGAGGAAAGGTGCCCTGGATAAAATGCTCGGAGACCCTCCTGTCAACCGATGACGAAGGCAGGGTAACATACAGGGAGTCGGAAAGGTATCAGCTCCAAGGAAGAGTCAGAGAGGGGGATGTCTCCCTCAGTATTCAAAATGTCCAAGAAAATGACAGTGGCATCTATGGCTGCCGTGTGGAGTTACCTGGATGGTTCAATGACCTGAAGATCAACATCTATTTGACTGTCCTTAAAG ATGGAAATCTGGCCATTACAGAGGATTATGAAGAGCCAGTTGTAAACCACGTCCATTCAAAG GAAAGCACACTGTTCTGGCCACAGAACATAGTAAGAATGGCAGTTGTAATCATCATGACGGTTGCAACACCAGTCTTTATTTATG CAGGCCTGACAAGCCTCCTGAAGAAGAAATTCCATGAAGGGACAGCTTAA
- the LOC121694687 gene encoding hepatitis A virus cellular receptor 1 homolog isoform X1, whose amino-acid sequence MSCFFLTCFIVLLMFFGVQCVTIVGLVGETVTLSCMYKTKIHYTTSICWGRGKVPWIKCSETLLSTDDEGRVTYRESERYQLQGRVREGDVSLSIQNVQENDSGIYGCRVELPGWFNDLKINIYLTVLKAPEPPTSVFTTEAFDGNLAITEDYEEPVVNHVHSKESTLFWPQNIVRMAVVIIMTVATPVFIYGLTSLLKKKFHEGTA is encoded by the exons ATGTCTTGTTTCTTTTTAACATGTTTTATCGTTCTTTTAATGTTTTTTGGAG TACAGTGCGTAACAATAGTTGGACTGGTTGGGGAAACAGTTACACTGTCCTGCATGTACAAGACCAAGATCCACTACACCACAAGCATATGCTGGGGAAGAGGAAAGGTGCCCTGGATAAAATGCTCGGAGACCCTCCTGTCAACCGATGACGAAGGCAGGGTAACATACAGGGAGTCGGAAAGGTATCAGCTCCAAGGAAGAGTCAGAGAGGGGGATGTCTCCCTCAGTATTCAAAATGTCCAAGAAAATGACAGTGGCATCTATGGCTGCCGTGTGGAGTTACCTGGATGGTTCAATGACCTGAAGATCAACATCTATTTGACTGTCCTTAAAG cacctgAACCCCCCACCAGTGTCTTCACCACTGAAGCATTTG ATGGAAATCTGGCCATTACAGAGGATTATGAAGAGCCAGTTGTAAACCACGTCCATTCAAAG GAAAGCACACTGTTCTGGCCACAGAACATAGTAAGAATGGCAGTTGTAATCATCATGACGGTTGCAACACCAGTCTTTATTTATG GCCTGACAAGCCTCCTGAAGAAGAAATTCCATGAAGGGACAGCTTAA
- the tmem216 gene encoding transmembrane protein 216 isoform X2, translating to MAGSGKHLILSSTPLQVLLYLNSVMLPYPSPNLILDIVLLLLFLGVEILRLFYGWKGNLCEHKLAMSVSVAVLVPCTALCVYYLLLQTFVLRLEFILNAILLCFYGFELILGIMCISTFSWSSVY from the exons ATGGCGGGCAGTG GGAAACATCTAATA CTTTCCTCCACACCACTGCAGGTTCTCCTTTACCTCAACA GTGTTATGCTTCCATATCCATCGCCAAATCTCATCCTGGACATTGTGttgcttcttctctttcttggtGTAGAAATCCTCAGACTCTTTTATG GCTGGAAGGGGAACCTTTGTGAGCACAAGCTGGCCATGTCAGTGAGTGTGGCTGTGCTGGTGCCATGCACAGCGCTCTGTGTGTACTATCTGCTGCTGCAGACGTTTGTGCTGAGGCTTGAGTTTATACTCAATGCTATTCTTTTGTGCTTTTATGGCTTTGAACTGATTCTCGGGATAATGTGTATCTCAACTTTCTCTTG GTCAAGTGTATACTGA
- the tmem216 gene encoding transmembrane protein 216 isoform X1, which translates to MAGSGKHLILSSTPLQVLLYLNSWYFAVFFVAECLMFVYKGVMLPYPSPNLILDIVLLLLFLGVEILRLFYGWKGNLCEHKLAMSVSVAVLVPCTALCVYYLLLQTFVLRLEFILNAILLCFYGFELILGIMCISTFSWSSVY; encoded by the exons ATGGCGGGCAGTG GGAAACATCTAATA CTTTCCTCCACACCACTGCAGGTTCTCCTTTACCTCAACAGTTGGTATTTTGCTGTCTTCTTTGTCGCAGAGTGTCTTATGTTTGTGTATAAAG GTGTTATGCTTCCATATCCATCGCCAAATCTCATCCTGGACATTGTGttgcttcttctctttcttggtGTAGAAATCCTCAGACTCTTTTATG GCTGGAAGGGGAACCTTTGTGAGCACAAGCTGGCCATGTCAGTGAGTGTGGCTGTGCTGGTGCCATGCACAGCGCTCTGTGTGTACTATCTGCTGCTGCAGACGTTTGTGCTGAGGCTTGAGTTTATACTCAATGCTATTCTTTTGTGCTTTTATGGCTTTGAACTGATTCTCGGGATAATGTGTATCTCAACTTTCTCTTG GTCAAGTGTATACTGA
- the shtn3 gene encoding shootin-1 isoform X1: MLPCSSSSVAEMEGCGDGEVVAQKVKTECTRLTEERDEAERQLKHIKRVSQMVIEEVSVLQTQLEIEKSCRENAEALATKLNCENRKLKYLSLSSRPCLDELLPSISDCISLEEESDPQDPSPDPYTQYQQQVKDLQVTVSSLLEEKKQLACQLQEHHKKIEELTTQTEKEQAEMKELYKTIEHQNKTIKRFNRVSMMAAHEYEGLKEQLDLEESLRQKAETYAHEMLVKQKEANRQSMILMQQSEPSLQLLKALEDVASLTKTLEQERVQHQQKVKALEAEFEECALRKQLGLMQRQLDLLEEEKKETDVRLQEEEKKRITLESRVRELLEAQKGPGPVEAAAAAAPSPGTAPPPAPPPQPPPPPPPPPPPPPPPPPSRCNPLSSLIAIMRKSSKSGKGPLKTEPVPADAGVDDVKVKAVNEMMERIKHGVVLRPVKGPDTKRFGVKPAPAVEEKPQESAMEELKGILETVKKSPSRGFQEPVQVSAKKDSELEVILRRRRKQACDPADERDGLDKVSSSNCMNGGHSNDAGPEAEAAGSSPQPGEPGEPGESAAGPDPGHGQAVARRSSDTGTEPKEAKQAGGVRRSMSEKGPSNTGYNANCVRAGRCEKQTESVQSNGISHPVPGEDTHATLASPTPDHLGEANGSAAASADAEC, from the exons ATGCTTCCTTGTTCATCTTCGTCGGTGGCAGAGATGGAGGGCTGTGGAGACGGCGAGGTGGTGGCTCAGAAAGTGAAAACGGAG TGCACACGATTGACAGAAGAAAGAGATGAAGCAGAAAGACAGTTGAAACACATCAAGCGAG TTTCCCAGATGGTGATTGAGGAGGTGAGCGTTTTGCAGACTCAACTGGAGATAGAAAAATCTTGCAGAGAGAATGCAGAAGCCCTCGCTACAAAG ctgAACTGTGAGAACAGAAAGCTCAAGTACCTGAGTCTGTCGTCGCGGCCCTGTCTGGATGAACTGCTGCCCAGTATCTCTGACTGCATCTCCCTGGAGGAGGAATCCGACCCTCAGGACCCGAGCCCTGACCCCTACACCCAGTATCAAcagcaggtcaaag ATCTCCAGGTGACCGTTAGCAGCCTTCTGGAGGAGAAGAAACAGCTGGCCTGTCAGCTCCAGGAGCACCACAAGAAGATCGAGGAACTCACCACACAG ACTGAAAAGGAACAAGCAGAGATGAAGGAACTGTACAAAACAATTGAACACCAAAACAAGACCATAAAGAGGTTTAACAGAG TGTCCATGATGGCAGCTCATGAGTATGAGGGCCTGAAGGAGCAACTGGATCTGGAGGAGAGTCTTCGACAGAAAGCTGAGACCTATGCACACGAG ATGTTGGTGAAGCAGAAGGAGGCGAACCGCCAGAGCATGATCCTGATGCAGCAGTCTGAGCCCAGCCTGCAGCTCCTCAAGGCCCTGGAGGACGTGGCCAGCCTCACCAAGACTCTGGAGCAAGAGAGAGTACAGCACCAGCAAAAG GTGAAGGCTCTCGAGGCGGAGTTTGAGGAGTGTGCCCTCCGCAAGCAACTAGGCCTGATGCAGAGGCAGCTGGATCTGCtcgaggaggagaagaaggagactGACGTCCGACtacaggaggaagagaagaagagaataaCTCTTGAAAGCCgag TGCGTGAGCTGCTGGAGGCGCAGAAAGGGCCGGGTCCAGTGGAGGCAGCCGCAGCGGCAGCACCGTCTCCTGGGACAGCTCCTCCccccgctcctcctcctcagccccctccacctcctcctcccccacctcctcctcctcctcctcctcccccctctcgcTGCAACCCCCTCAG CTCGCTCATTGCAATCATGAGGAAGTCTTCCAAGAGTGGGAAGGGCCCCCTGAAGACCGAGCCGGTGCCTG CGGACGCGGGTGTGGATGATGTAAAAGTAAAGGCAGTGAATGAGATGATGGAGAGGATCAAACATGGCGTGGTGCTCAGGCCAGTGAAAGGACCGGACACAAAG AGATTTGGAGTGAAG CCAGCACCTGCAGTGGAGGAAAAGCCCCAGGAGAGCGCGATGGAGGAGCTGAAAGGAATACTG GAGACGGTGAAGAAGAGCCCCAGTCGAGGGTTCCAAGAGCCCGTGCAGGTCAGCGCTAAGAAAGACAGCGAGCTGGAGGTGATACTGCGGAGGAGACGCAAGCAGGCCTGTGACCCCGCAG ATGAAAGAGATGGACTGGACAAAGTGTCCTCATCCAACTGCATGAATGGAGGACACAGCAACGACGCAGGCCcagaggcagaggcagcagGCAGCAGCCCTCAGCCCGGGGAGCCCGGGGAGCCAGGCGAATCGGCCGCGGGCCCTGACCCTGGCCATGGCCAGGCTGTGGCCAGACGCAGCTCGGACACCGGCACCGAGCCCAAAGAAGCCAAACAGGCAGGGGGAGTCCGCCGATCCATGTCTGAGAAAGGGCCCTCAAACACAGGCTACAATGCCAACTGTGTACG TGCTGGGAGATGTGAGAAGCAGACCGAGAGTGTGCAGTCCAATGGGATCAGCCACCCCGTCCCGGGAGAGGACACGCACGCCACGCTGGCCTCCCCCACACCCGACCACCTCGGTGAAGCCAACGGAAGTGCTGCGGCCTCCGCCGACGCTGAGTGCTAG
- the shtn3 gene encoding shootin-1 isoform X2 — MLPCSSSSVAEMEGCGDGEVVAQKVKTECTRLTEERDEAERQLKHIKRVSQMVIEEVSVLQTQLEIEKSCRENAEALATKLNCENRKLKYLSLSSRPCLDELLPSISDCISLEEESDPQDPSPDPYTQYQQQVKDLQVTVSSLLEEKKQLACQLQEHHKKIEELTTQTEKEQAEMKELYKTIEHQNKTIKRFNRVSMMAAHEYEGLKEQLDLEESLRQKAETYAHEMLVKQKEANRQSMILMQQSEPSLQLLKALEDVASLTKTLEQERVQHQQKVKALEAEFEECALRKQLGLMQRQLDLLEEEKKETDVRLQEEEKKRITLESRVRELLEAQKGPGPVEAAAAAAPSPGTAPPPAPPPQPPPPPPPPPPPPPPPPPSRCNPLSSLIAIMRKSSKSGKGPLKTEPVPADAGVDDVKVKAVNEMMERIKHGVVLRPVKGPDTKRFGVKPAPAVEEKPQESAMEELKGILTVKKSPSRGFQEPVQVSAKKDSELEVILRRRRKQACDPADERDGLDKVSSSNCMNGGHSNDAGPEAEAAGSSPQPGEPGEPGESAAGPDPGHGQAVARRSSDTGTEPKEAKQAGGVRRSMSEKGPSNTGYNANCVRAGRCEKQTESVQSNGISHPVPGEDTHATLASPTPDHLGEANGSAAASADAEC, encoded by the exons ATGCTTCCTTGTTCATCTTCGTCGGTGGCAGAGATGGAGGGCTGTGGAGACGGCGAGGTGGTGGCTCAGAAAGTGAAAACGGAG TGCACACGATTGACAGAAGAAAGAGATGAAGCAGAAAGACAGTTGAAACACATCAAGCGAG TTTCCCAGATGGTGATTGAGGAGGTGAGCGTTTTGCAGACTCAACTGGAGATAGAAAAATCTTGCAGAGAGAATGCAGAAGCCCTCGCTACAAAG ctgAACTGTGAGAACAGAAAGCTCAAGTACCTGAGTCTGTCGTCGCGGCCCTGTCTGGATGAACTGCTGCCCAGTATCTCTGACTGCATCTCCCTGGAGGAGGAATCCGACCCTCAGGACCCGAGCCCTGACCCCTACACCCAGTATCAAcagcaggtcaaag ATCTCCAGGTGACCGTTAGCAGCCTTCTGGAGGAGAAGAAACAGCTGGCCTGTCAGCTCCAGGAGCACCACAAGAAGATCGAGGAACTCACCACACAG ACTGAAAAGGAACAAGCAGAGATGAAGGAACTGTACAAAACAATTGAACACCAAAACAAGACCATAAAGAGGTTTAACAGAG TGTCCATGATGGCAGCTCATGAGTATGAGGGCCTGAAGGAGCAACTGGATCTGGAGGAGAGTCTTCGACAGAAAGCTGAGACCTATGCACACGAG ATGTTGGTGAAGCAGAAGGAGGCGAACCGCCAGAGCATGATCCTGATGCAGCAGTCTGAGCCCAGCCTGCAGCTCCTCAAGGCCCTGGAGGACGTGGCCAGCCTCACCAAGACTCTGGAGCAAGAGAGAGTACAGCACCAGCAAAAG GTGAAGGCTCTCGAGGCGGAGTTTGAGGAGTGTGCCCTCCGCAAGCAACTAGGCCTGATGCAGAGGCAGCTGGATCTGCtcgaggaggagaagaaggagactGACGTCCGACtacaggaggaagagaagaagagaataaCTCTTGAAAGCCgag TGCGTGAGCTGCTGGAGGCGCAGAAAGGGCCGGGTCCAGTGGAGGCAGCCGCAGCGGCAGCACCGTCTCCTGGGACAGCTCCTCCccccgctcctcctcctcagccccctccacctcctcctcccccacctcctcctcctcctcctcctcccccctctcgcTGCAACCCCCTCAG CTCGCTCATTGCAATCATGAGGAAGTCTTCCAAGAGTGGGAAGGGCCCCCTGAAGACCGAGCCGGTGCCTG CGGACGCGGGTGTGGATGATGTAAAAGTAAAGGCAGTGAATGAGATGATGGAGAGGATCAAACATGGCGTGGTGCTCAGGCCAGTGAAAGGACCGGACACAAAG AGATTTGGAGTGAAG CCAGCACCTGCAGTGGAGGAAAAGCCCCAGGAGAGCGCGATGGAGGAGCTGAAAGGAATACTG ACGGTGAAGAAGAGCCCCAGTCGAGGGTTCCAAGAGCCCGTGCAGGTCAGCGCTAAGAAAGACAGCGAGCTGGAGGTGATACTGCGGAGGAGACGCAAGCAGGCCTGTGACCCCGCAG ATGAAAGAGATGGACTGGACAAAGTGTCCTCATCCAACTGCATGAATGGAGGACACAGCAACGACGCAGGCCcagaggcagaggcagcagGCAGCAGCCCTCAGCCCGGGGAGCCCGGGGAGCCAGGCGAATCGGCCGCGGGCCCTGACCCTGGCCATGGCCAGGCTGTGGCCAGACGCAGCTCGGACACCGGCACCGAGCCCAAAGAAGCCAAACAGGCAGGGGGAGTCCGCCGATCCATGTCTGAGAAAGGGCCCTCAAACACAGGCTACAATGCCAACTGTGTACG TGCTGGGAGATGTGAGAAGCAGACCGAGAGTGTGCAGTCCAATGGGATCAGCCACCCCGTCCCGGGAGAGGACACGCACGCCACGCTGGCCTCCCCCACACCCGACCACCTCGGTGAAGCCAACGGAAGTGCTGCGGCCTCCGCCGACGCTGAGTGCTAG
- the shtn3 gene encoding shootin-1 isoform X3 has product MLPCSSSSVAEMEGCGDGEVVAQKVKTECTRLTEERDEAERQLKHIKRVSQMVIEEVSVLQTQLEIEKSCRENAEALATKLNCENRKLKYLSLSSRPCLDELLPSISDCISLEEESDPQDPSPDPYTQYQQQVKDLQVTVSSLLEEKKQLACQLQEHHKKIEELTTQTEKEQAEMKELYKTIEHQNKTIKRFNRVSMMAAHEYEGLKEQLDLEESLRQKAETYAHEMLVKQKEANRQSMILMQQSEPSLQLLKALEDVASLTKTLEQERVQHQQKVKALEAEFEECALRKQLGLMQRQLDLLEEEKKETDVRLQEEEKKRITLESRVRELLEAQKGPGPVEAAAAAAPSPGTAPPPAPPPQPPPPPPPPPPPPPPPPPSRCNPLSSLIAIMRKSSKSGKGPLKTEPVPADAGVDDVKVKAVNEMMERIKHGVVLRPVKGPDTKPAPAVEEKPQESAMEELKGILETVKKSPSRGFQEPVQVSAKKDSELEVILRRRRKQACDPADERDGLDKVSSSNCMNGGHSNDAGPEAEAAGSSPQPGEPGEPGESAAGPDPGHGQAVARRSSDTGTEPKEAKQAGGVRRSMSEKGPSNTGYNANCVRAGRCEKQTESVQSNGISHPVPGEDTHATLASPTPDHLGEANGSAAASADAEC; this is encoded by the exons ATGCTTCCTTGTTCATCTTCGTCGGTGGCAGAGATGGAGGGCTGTGGAGACGGCGAGGTGGTGGCTCAGAAAGTGAAAACGGAG TGCACACGATTGACAGAAGAAAGAGATGAAGCAGAAAGACAGTTGAAACACATCAAGCGAG TTTCCCAGATGGTGATTGAGGAGGTGAGCGTTTTGCAGACTCAACTGGAGATAGAAAAATCTTGCAGAGAGAATGCAGAAGCCCTCGCTACAAAG ctgAACTGTGAGAACAGAAAGCTCAAGTACCTGAGTCTGTCGTCGCGGCCCTGTCTGGATGAACTGCTGCCCAGTATCTCTGACTGCATCTCCCTGGAGGAGGAATCCGACCCTCAGGACCCGAGCCCTGACCCCTACACCCAGTATCAAcagcaggtcaaag ATCTCCAGGTGACCGTTAGCAGCCTTCTGGAGGAGAAGAAACAGCTGGCCTGTCAGCTCCAGGAGCACCACAAGAAGATCGAGGAACTCACCACACAG ACTGAAAAGGAACAAGCAGAGATGAAGGAACTGTACAAAACAATTGAACACCAAAACAAGACCATAAAGAGGTTTAACAGAG TGTCCATGATGGCAGCTCATGAGTATGAGGGCCTGAAGGAGCAACTGGATCTGGAGGAGAGTCTTCGACAGAAAGCTGAGACCTATGCACACGAG ATGTTGGTGAAGCAGAAGGAGGCGAACCGCCAGAGCATGATCCTGATGCAGCAGTCTGAGCCCAGCCTGCAGCTCCTCAAGGCCCTGGAGGACGTGGCCAGCCTCACCAAGACTCTGGAGCAAGAGAGAGTACAGCACCAGCAAAAG GTGAAGGCTCTCGAGGCGGAGTTTGAGGAGTGTGCCCTCCGCAAGCAACTAGGCCTGATGCAGAGGCAGCTGGATCTGCtcgaggaggagaagaaggagactGACGTCCGACtacaggaggaagagaagaagagaataaCTCTTGAAAGCCgag TGCGTGAGCTGCTGGAGGCGCAGAAAGGGCCGGGTCCAGTGGAGGCAGCCGCAGCGGCAGCACCGTCTCCTGGGACAGCTCCTCCccccgctcctcctcctcagccccctccacctcctcctcccccacctcctcctcctcctcctcctcccccctctcgcTGCAACCCCCTCAG CTCGCTCATTGCAATCATGAGGAAGTCTTCCAAGAGTGGGAAGGGCCCCCTGAAGACCGAGCCGGTGCCTG CGGACGCGGGTGTGGATGATGTAAAAGTAAAGGCAGTGAATGAGATGATGGAGAGGATCAAACATGGCGTGGTGCTCAGGCCAGTGAAAGGACCGGACACAAAG CCAGCACCTGCAGTGGAGGAAAAGCCCCAGGAGAGCGCGATGGAGGAGCTGAAAGGAATACTG GAGACGGTGAAGAAGAGCCCCAGTCGAGGGTTCCAAGAGCCCGTGCAGGTCAGCGCTAAGAAAGACAGCGAGCTGGAGGTGATACTGCGGAGGAGACGCAAGCAGGCCTGTGACCCCGCAG ATGAAAGAGATGGACTGGACAAAGTGTCCTCATCCAACTGCATGAATGGAGGACACAGCAACGACGCAGGCCcagaggcagaggcagcagGCAGCAGCCCTCAGCCCGGGGAGCCCGGGGAGCCAGGCGAATCGGCCGCGGGCCCTGACCCTGGCCATGGCCAGGCTGTGGCCAGACGCAGCTCGGACACCGGCACCGAGCCCAAAGAAGCCAAACAGGCAGGGGGAGTCCGCCGATCCATGTCTGAGAAAGGGCCCTCAAACACAGGCTACAATGCCAACTGTGTACG TGCTGGGAGATGTGAGAAGCAGACCGAGAGTGTGCAGTCCAATGGGATCAGCCACCCCGTCCCGGGAGAGGACACGCACGCCACGCTGGCCTCCCCCACACCCGACCACCTCGGTGAAGCCAACGGAAGTGCTGCGGCCTCCGCCGACGCTGAGTGCTAG